Within Spinacia oleracea cultivar Varoflay chromosome 4, BTI_SOV_V1, whole genome shotgun sequence, the genomic segment atataaaaaattagaaactatatgttctgtaaagtaactatatctgcataatagtaactatgaaaaaaataataatatagtcatttcgataagaataactattttatccaaagagtaactatatgttccctaaagtaactatatcttcagaatagtaactatggaaaaaataataatatagccATTTCGATAACAATAACTATTATattcaaagagtaactatatcatatagaaaagtaattttaaccgtaaacaattactatattataaataaaataaacaatatgatatagatgCTTAAGTGGTAATAGAGTaactttttctattatatagttactattatatgtcatataaccactgaaataaaaaagagtaactatatcaaaagtaagagTAGTTATAACTCTTGAATAGTAATTAAGAGAAACATTAACTACATGTGtttttagctacgacattctaattattTACATCTATTAGATAAACCACATTAAACTCGAATGTTtattgaactaaaaaatactaatcgcCACGTCCACGTCCCTTCCTTCCACCAACACGTCATGTCCTTACATGTTCGCGTCCTCTCCTTTCACCATCACGTCCCTTCATTGTTGTCagaattttcttcttcttctcctacaTTTTTTTCCTTGCATAAGTTATTCTTTGCACGACTTCAATTATGgatgcatcatctttgtatttctgaatcaataatatataaactaagttaataatttaacatgtaaatatgaaaaaaataaaatagtaactatgtaagaCATATAGTTtatattatgcatcatatagtaactcttagatTTAACGATGGTAAGATACTCACAGAATTGCAGacatatatagttattgttatagtcatatagttactgtcataataatatagtcacttttattactaataacatagagtacaaagaaagaacataaaaagaacataatgataacatagtaactattaaaaacatatagttactaatatacatgatatagtatctcttaatattaatgatagtcatatacgagTAGAGTTGcaaatatagttattgttattatcATATAGTTATTGTGATCATagcatagtaactcttattactaataacatatagGACAACAAAGAACATTAAAATAACATTATGATATGcataaaaaactataccaaacatatagttactataatgcaagatataatacctataaatattattgattagttacagagttgcagacatagttggtgtgataataatatagtaactcaatccataatatagtaactatatcattaataatatagaataacataaaaacattcaCATAACATAATGAACTAACATAgtatctatttcaaacatatagtaactatataaaacataaataactattaaagaaaataaacttatggtaacaaatcatgacaaaataaacataatacctatttcaaacatctagtaactatataaataatatagtaactattgaagaaactAAACATATgataacaaatcatgataaaataaacatagtacctatttcaaatatatagtaactatataaaatgtatagtgactattataatatagtaactattgtacacatatagtaatcattataatcatatattcactatctaagaagcggacgaaaacatactctaaataacatagtacataatgtaattgtatagtaactattatttatcaaaaagtcactataaactgtaaataacataataactatcttaaacacatagttactgttttaaactcataataactttctaaaaaatatagtaactattttaaacatatagttactgttttaaagttatagtaactttttaaaaaatatagttactgtaaaactactactaacataaacacaacgaacattccaatgaatattaaaaacactatttcgcaattaaaggtaactatatcatttatatactaactatgtgaaatactaaccctaatttcaacaaaacaacaaacatttcaaaccactcaacaaataaacaataaaataagTTCTAAAACATACCAAAAGCAGGCACAACACAAATTCGTAGGATGTATCGTCGCACCGGCAACATCGTCGTTTTTATGACCGATAATTACCattttttcacaattgtaaCACAAATTCGAACTACACAGTTAATTTCAAGTAATTTGTTGACTTGATTTCGATGCAAAACCTAAAAATTATTGTTGAAACTGAAAAGAGAGCAGTTGAGAGAGCataggagagaggagagagaaattgagaGAGAAGTTGAGAGAGCagttgagagagaagagagacaTTGCAGAAAATGAAACCACAAAAactgaagaaaaaaaatttaaaggtTTATATACTTGAATAAAGGCAAGTGACACTCCTACCATATATTATTCCTGGTCCATAGCATGGACCGGGTTTAGTATAGTGTAAATACATCCCTATGAATAAGCTTCCTAGCCTTAATCCTAACACTTTTCTACTTCTAGAATGTTCTACTTAATTATATCCACACGAGTCTTCTATCCACATACTTTCTTAATTCTCCGTACATGCAAATCGTAGCGTTACATACTCTAGAACCTTCCAACAACGCAACAAATAAGTATAGCCACCCAGCGCATGCAACAAGGGAATATGCTGGACTCCTTCCTATCCCTATCTCTCATAACCTATAATAATTTCTAGTACAGAGTAATATTATGGTTTACTCATTCAATGTTGTAAAATGTGTACAATATCCTGTTCAATTCTAGTTGCATCAGATCAATatcaatttaattttaattttgattacttCATGTaggaaagaaaaatagtcaAAGAGAAAATTATTAAGACCGTATAATAGGTTATAGGTTCGAATCTCCTCTCCCATTTGTAACTTCCGTTTCCCTCTTGAATCATTTGCAGTacgtataaaaaaaatgttaagcTCATTTAAGCTTATCTTCCTCTCCCTACTTCTCATAACCTGTGTAGTAATAATTTCCTATAATCTGAATGTCCAAAGTCTCGCTTAATTTCTAAATTCTAGTAACGTTTAAGGTTTAATCATTCAATATTGTAAttgaacaacaaaaaaaagtttaattgtaaaagaaaaaaaaaaggttaaaagTAAAAGTGAATAAAGAAGTGCTCCAATTATAACAACAATGGTGATATAAACTTGATCGAAACTGCATTAATTCTGGACTCATCAAATCGTAAGACATTATTTACAACGTAACTAAGCTATACACtgcaattgaaaaacaaacaacaacaaaagctgTGTAATTATCATAAATCTAGGCAAAACGTCTCCTCTTCCTACTTCTCTGCTTCATTTTCGCCTGCAATATCTCCAATTGTTCATTGATTTCCTTCTCCTTCAATTCAACCTGTTTCCAACGCTCATCGATTCGCTTTTCTTTGGACTCAAAACGCTTATTGACTTGCTTCTCTTTCGATTCAAGACGCTTCTCCATTTGCTTCTCTTTCAACTCTAACGCCTTCCATTGCTTACTCAATCGCCTCTCTTTCGCTTCCACTGCCTCGCATTGCTTACTCCAACAAGATTCCATCTCTCTATCTTTCATCTCCAAATCATCTTCACGCTCTCGAATGTTCTTCTCTCGATCATCGATCTCGTTAGCTTTCGACACCAATGTTCTCTCTGTCTCAGCCATCTCAACCGCCTTTGATTCGAGCATGTCGTATAGCTCATCCATCTGCCCCTCTCTTAACTCCAATTCTTTCCTATCCTCCTCCAATTTCACCTCCTTTTCTTTCAATTCATCATCCTTCAAATTCAATTCTTCagatatcacattcaattcTTTCTCCCGCTCATTCAATATATCCCTACGCTCAATCGTAACCATATCCATAAACTCCGCCTCTTCCGCCTTCTCCTCAACATCCTGCTCCCTTATACAACACTCCTCTTCACGCTCGCGAACCTCGATCTCCTTTTGCTCCACCGTTCTCAGCCTATCATCCACATCCTTTTCAATCAACAACACCGCCTTCTGCCTCTCCTCCGCCTCCTTTACCTTCTCTTCCACCGCCTTAAGTCGGTTTAAACCCTCTAAAAACCACTTCTCCCGCGCCTCCACCGCTCTACCACGATCACGAATCACTCTGTTCTCCATATCAAGAGACTCACGCCAATCTATCACTTGCTTCTCCCTCAATTCCACGCCTTTCATCCTCTCGCTCAACGACTTTTCGCCCAACTCCAACTTCTTCTGCCTCAATTCAACCTCTTTCTTGAAATTATCAAACTTAGTCTTAACCATATCGAAATCTCTCTCCTTTGACTCCAGTTCCTTGAGTCGATTCTCGAGCGAGGTTTGCACCGTTGCGAAAGAACTCTGCAGTGTTCCCCATTGCTCGCCGAGTGTGAGGATTGCGAAGGATTTCGACTGGAAATCCTGAAACGTTTCGCCGAGTTTATGCACCAGCATCCTTGCGGCTCTAAGATCGTTCGATGTTTTCTTTGAAATAGACATTGTTGATCCAGAAATCAAAGAAAtctaaaccctaatttcaaacAAGAATTAATCGCTAATATTATTTTGGGAAGATTCACGGCAATTAGTAGATTGAGAAGATTGTGTATGATTTTTAGTTTAGAGGTTTGTTATATTTATGGAAGATTCTGCAATAGCTACAATAAAACGGTAGGCaccataataaaataaatctcagccttttatttttattgactCGTCAGAACCGTTGATTATGCtgactttttagtttttattttttaattaaaattagttttttaataaaaataaaagcattAAAAATACCCCACTTTCATAATTCAATCATCCACGTTATGAGGAAGCGGTTTCTCTGTGAAAAAAAACAGATGAACAAAAATTCTGAAACttcaattcaaaattaatgttcTTGTTGATCTTCATAATCAGGGGGCTTGGTAAAATTTCTGAAACGTCAATCCGACTGCCTAAAATTCCACCCAGTTGAACTATACTATTGCTACAATTTTAATCTTTAAATGATACGGAGTAcatatttacaaattacaaGTAGCTTTTTGAGGGGAAGTTTTTGAATAATGTTTTCGTTGCTTGTTCATACTTGAAATTTATTGTTTTGGTTTGAAGATGGGGCAAATTAGTGATGTGGGCGAACCCATATTTTTCTTTATCTGTATATATAATCccattatttattttatctatTAAATGCTCTATCTCATACTACATAGTTAACATTCCAATCCAAATTAACGACCTGCACACtgtatattttatttcatttgtatatatatttccattatttatttataaaactGGGGAGGAATCctaattttttgtttaaattttttatttatttattaataaaaagtcaATGTAATCGACGGTTCTGATGAGTCAAAAAAGATAAATGGTTGAGATTCATTTTATTATGGTGGCTACCATTTTATGGTAGCCATTGAAAAGCCTTCCTATATTTATAGTGAAAGAAGAAATGAGTAGCTAGGTTTAATTatgttgtaaaaaaaaaaacaaaactagGTTTGATTAAGGAACAAGTTTCCAGAATCCTACTCGTaatttattttgtcttttaaaaataattagattataaaaTAAGGGCCAAAACAAGGAAAGTTGTTTTATGTTGAGGAAAAAATTAGGAAAGTTTTGGACCCATGTGTATGAAGTCGTTGCTAGATATGATGCGATAATTCAAAGACCCAAATCACATGAAATCAGTGGAAGATATGAGTATTAAGTGTACAACAATACTCCGTATCTTGCAATAATAATGACAATAAATTTGAAAGCTAAGATTATTACAAGGATAAAAGACTGGACACACTTTGACCTATCCGTTTTaatgtggtaaaaaataattttttaatttttttaagctATGTTCGGTATAGCTATTGTTTTGCGTTTTCCGATTTTTTAATCCAAAAAGTGTGAATACAGCGGTTTGGCTACAGTGTTTAATAAAACAAGTTATTGGGTTTTTTGGCCAAACCAAAAGTGGTTTTCTcgatttcgttttaatttctCCCATGTATTCATCCTCGCCCTCACTACCATCTCCATTCAAGCACCTCTCTCCATCTCTGACTCGCTCACTGCCATCTCCATTCAAGCACCTCTCTCCATCTCTACTCGCTCACTGCCATCTCCATTCAAGGACCTCTCTCCATCTCCAACTCGCTCACTGTACAGGTGTGGAGTtgattttgtttgatttgacTTAATTGATCTAATTTCGCTAAAAAAAAGTCCatacctaaaaggataaattgcTATATGCAcacgattattattattattcaaccATACACGATTCATTGTGCGCGTATAGCAAAAATGTACGCAATGTATGGATagatattattttcataatgaTCATGTACGGATATCAAGTTCATAAGATAGAAAAATTGTTAACGCACGTTTATATcgtgaagaaaagaaaaaaattacttATGTTGATATTTGGTTCTCTAAAACTATGTTTGTATTATGCAAATTAATTTTCAATCTGAACTGGTCTACAATAGATGAAAGAGCTTTAATTATTTCTCTAATTTCAGATTTGAGGCTCTTTAATACTAACTATCTAATTTTCAATTGAAGTCATAAAAGttgaaaacattaaaaaaatatcagATATTTTCTACATGTATTCGAgcatgcatcgcgtgcatataagactgtAACATAGAAACAAATTCACAAAACACAATCAATGTCACACCTAAAATGTCTCATTTGTTCCTACTCACGTACCATAAGTCCACAATGTCCATatgatttttctactttatctctactaattaactagaatgctaaattaattaatttcataaattagtCAATTCAAGAACAAATTTTTAAAAGGATATCAATCCGTCAAAAAAATCAGCAATACAAGAAACTGACTATAAAAATGATAAATACTTTGCATTTCAAACACACGCATCGCATGCATATAGAGCTAGTTTAATCATACTCAGTAACAAAGACTAGTGCCTTTGTGTTGTGATGTTTAGTGAAGAgattgagagagaaaagagtcAGAATGCAAAAGAACATTGAAGTCTATAATTGTTCAATGGAGTGACGAGTAAGTGAGTAACAGAGCGAAGATGACTGCAAATCACTCACAACAAATTTAATCGCCTGAGACAATAGTACATTTCCATTTAGGACAGCCTCATACCGAAATATTAACACCACCTTTTGTTCAAGATaagtatatactccctccgccccggaatactcgacccggtttgaccgccacagagtttaagggacttgaattgacttatttaatttaataggtagtagttgatagtgggtattattttaatgtagttagtgggaggtgggttaagaggtggggttgggggagagtaggggttgaatttttaattattttttgtatggagtagggggtaggtgggttaatagggatggagtgagaaataatataatattgttagaatattttcatttttagaaacatgtcaaatattaagggacgacccgataaggaaaacaggtcaagtattccgggacggaggagtACAGAACAAAAACGTGAGAAgtgcagatgtaatccttatacGGAGTGGACATGAAGAGCTTGAAATACAACTAAACAAACACAAGAATTGCGAATATAAAAGATAGTTTCATCAATGAATGTCATCCAATATCTTTTGTGCAGCTTCTTGGACTTGAGTCCTTTGATGATAAACCTGTGACAAGCAATGAACTTTCTTATATTGATGCCCCTTGCACCAACTCAAACTTGCCCATGAAGACACATTAAGACATCATGTTGTATGGCACCGAACTAAAACAAAGCTAATTAGTATCAGACAAAGTTAAAGAATTCTTTGAGATTGACCTTTGACAAGCTTCTAGCTTAAGACGCTTTTGATTTTGGGACTCCATCAAAGTATGTTGCTTCCCAATCGCTGTATAGGTCTGGTCAATGCCAGGAAGATCAACTCCCTTCTTTTCAGAGTTTGAAAGATTCTTTCCTACTGTCAATAAGCTTTCAGCATTTGTCTTTCCTTCCATCTCCTTCTCTAACTGCTTTATGCGCAATTCCAGAGGAGCCGGTGAAAATCCGGACTCAAGTTTGAAGTTGGAAATGCATTTAAGTACCACTTTGAGGGCAGATAATTCCATGTTGGCAGCATCATTCTGCAACAAGTTTAATTTACAAGATCAATCAAACAGAACTAGGAAAATGGCTAAAAGAAGTTGGTGCATCTATTTTGTAATAAATAAATGGGGGTCTAAGGTTTACTAATAAAAGGAGCAATCAAGGAAGAAGCTGAAATATAGAACAAAGAATGATTTAAGAAACAATGCCTGAGCTGTATCACTGCCATTCTTGACCATTTCCTGCACTCTCTTCTGGATGCACTCCAAACGGGCTCTCAGTAGAGGAACTGGTGGGAAAACATCTTCCATCTTAAATGCACATATATAAACAACTGCTCGAAGCTGTTCCTCCCTCAAAATAAGAGATCGGATCAGACCTGTTCAAATTATGAATGTTTTTGGTATTAAATAAATACAGGTATAGACCATTACAGATTACTAGAAATACAGAAGATATTTCAATCCAGGTGAACAGGAAACAACATAAAGTTAAGATGAGGTTGCTAGACAAAATCAAGAGGTATGCTCACATTAATCACACTTTTAAAAGTGAAATCTACCGAATTCAAAGTTCATACATCCAAAAAGGTTCAGCTGTAGATAAAAAGaccaaacattttgaaacagaaGAAATATCCGTTTATGATAATTGGCATAAATTCATTAAAGCAAATTATAGAACAGAATTGGCTTATTCCCTAATCTGcttattccaaaaaaaaattgaacacaaTAGGCATAAATTCATTAAAGCAAATTCTTCAGGGATGTATATATTATCTACATTTACACAACTAGATCAAAGAATCAAGGACGATTCAATGAAGATTTTTTTATCCTAAAGAAAGAGCCCATCTCCAACTCCTAGTCTCCTACAGCCAACAAGAGGTAAGTAAAGACTTATATGAGGGAAATAGTCAAATAACTATATTGGCAGTGCATGATAAAATTGGAAGAGTACGGGATATCGGGGGAGGGGGGTGTGAggagaaacaaaagaacaatgtACAATGCATATAGATTTTTCAGAAGCAAAAAGAGAGTCTTCTTCATCCTCTTCCAATAGACTGGATCaatgaggtttttttttttttttttttacacacGGAGTATCAATGAGGATTAAAGCTGTCAGTTTTGTTATTCCCGGATGGAGTTTCAAATTACCTGGAATTTTCTTCTTCAATCCCAATATCCGGAACAAGTATGAGTCATGCTCAGGCATACAAACCTCACTCTCGGTATAAAAGATCCCAACAAGTGAAAGAAGTTCATCTGCATCAAATGACTTTGCTAACTTGTATGAGGCTAAAAAATGCAGGAAGGAAAAAATCTCCGTAGGATGAGTATAACTCTGCTTAGTAA encodes:
- the LOC110793404 gene encoding uncharacterized protein, with translation MSISKKTSNDLRAARMLVHKLGETFQDFQSKSFAILTLGEQWGTLQSSFATVQTSLENRLKELESKERDFDMVKTKFDNFKKEVELRQKKLELGEKSLSERMKGVELREKQVIDWRESLDMENRVIRDRGRAVEAREKWFLEGLNRLKAVEEKVKEAEERQKAVLLIEKDVDDRLRTVEQKEIEVREREEECCIREQDVEEKAEEAEFMDMVTIERRDILNEREKELNVISEELNLKDDELKEKEVKLEEDRKELELREGQMDELYDMLESKAVEMAETERTLVSKANEIDDREKNIREREDDLEMKDREMESCWSKQCEAVEAKERRLSKQWKALELKEKQMEKRLESKEKQVNKRFESKEKRIDERWKQVELKEKEINEQLEILQAKMKQRSRKRRRFA
- the LOC110793406 gene encoding FRIGIDA-like protein 4a produces the protein MDTIGMRSYITKHYKGTDMVKKIFGSLPSAPDPAKLVLDVIQSFYELLEPENDLRQVSCVALSGALMKIKANVTPQLKDDAIKFSIMWRGSFTKQSYTHPTEIFSFLHFLASYKLAKSFDADELLSLVGIFYTESEVCMPEHDSYLFRILGLKKKIPGLIRSLILREEQLRAVVYICAFKMEDVFPPVPLLRARLECIQKRVQEMVKNGSDTAQNDAANMELSALKVVLKCISNFKLESGFSPAPLELRIKQLEKEMEGKTNAESLLTVGKNLSNSEKKGVDLPGIDQTYTAIGKQHTLMESQNQKRLKLEACQRSISKNSLTLSDTN